A genomic stretch from Lathyrus oleraceus cultivar Zhongwan6 chromosome 2, CAAS_Psat_ZW6_1.0, whole genome shotgun sequence includes:
- the LOC127121120 gene encoding LOB domain-containing protein 12: protein MGGNSPCASCKLLRRRCAKDCTFAPYFPSHEPQKFAIVHKVFGASNVSKMLQELPIHQRADAVSSLVYEANARVRDPVYGCVGAISYLQNQVSELQMQLAVAQAEILCIQMQNEQVIIPNPEINQDQKNYFTQDELTQFLNYGSSSSNNNNNNNNNNNVVYDSLKRDNIYGHDMVS from the exons atggGTGGAAATTCACCATGTGCTTCATGCAAGCTTCTGAGACGAAGATGCGCAAAAGATTGCACCTTTGCTCCTTATTTTCCTTCTCATGAACCCCAAAAGTTTGCCATAGTTCACAAGGTTTTCGGAGCTAGCAACGTTAGCAAAATGTTACAG GAGCTTCCAATTCATCAAAGAGCAGATGCAGTGAGTAGTTTAGTCTATGAAGCAAATGCAAGAGTGAGAGATCCAGTTTATGGCTGTGTTGGAGCAATATCCTATTTACAAAACCAAGTTTCTGAGCTTCAAATGCAGCTTGCAGTTGCACAAGCTGAGATTCTCTGCATCCAGATGCAAAATGAGCAAGTGATTATTCCAAATCCAGAAATTAATCAAGATCAGAAAAACTACTTTACTCAAGATGAACTCACTCAGTTTCTTAATTATGGTTCTTCTTctagtaataataataataataataataataataataatgtagTTTATGATTCTCTTAAGAGAGATAACATTTATGGACATGATATGGTTTCTTGA